The Cervus elaphus chromosome 12, mCerEla1.1, whole genome shotgun sequence genome includes a region encoding these proteins:
- the OXA1L gene encoding mitochondrial inner membrane protein OXA1L isoform X1: MALALVCGRRELLRLLRPQRQFHSVAGPCQWPRKPLTAGLGFPADRCRGHPRYVLLMAPGPRGLSTSVVSFAEAQVPAPPVIPATPPPTAVPEVASGEAADVIQAVAEQSFAELGLGSYTPVGLIQNLLEFMHVNLGLPWWGAIATCTVLARCLVFPLIVKGQREAAKIHNHLPEIQKFSARIREAKLTGNHTEFYRASSEMTFYQKKHDIKLFRPLILPLTQAPIFISFFIALREMANLPVPSLQTGGLWWFQDLTLSDPIYVLPLVVTATMWAVLELGAETGMQSSDIQWMRNFIRLMPLAVLPITVHFPTAVFMYWLSSNMFSLGQVACLRIPAVRTVLKIPQRVVHDPDKLPPREGFIKSFRQGWKNAEMAHQLQERERRMQNHLELAARGPLRQTFAHNPLLPHGKNGPPNAPSSSSSSKAKSKQPWRDTLG; this comes from the exons ATGGCGCTGGCGTTGGTGTGCGGACGCCGGGAGCTTCTGCGCTTACTGCGGCCCCAGCGTCAG TTCCACAGCGTCGCAGGGCCTTGCCAGTGGCCCCGGAAACCGCTGACAGCTGGGCTCGGGTTCCCAGCCGACCGGTGTCGCGGGCACCCGCGCTATGTCCTGCTCATGGCCCCAGGCCCCCGCGGCCTCAGTACCTCTGTCGTCTCTTTTGCAGAAGCCCAG GTTCCAGCCCCTCCAGTCATTCCTGCAACTCCCCCACCCACAGCAGTACCTGAAGTGGCTTCTGGAGAGGCCGCAGATGTCATCCAAGCTGTTGCAGAGCAGAGCTTTGCTGAACTTGGGCTGGGGTCCTACACCCCAGTGGGACTGATCCAGAACTTGCTTGAATTTATGCATGTTAACCTAGGCCTACCATGGTGGGGAGCCATTGCTACAT GCACAGTCCTTGCCCGCTGCCTGGTGTTTCCTCTCATCGTGAAGGGCCAACGAGAGGCAGCCAAGATTCACAATCACTTGCCAGAGATTCAGAAGTTTTCCGCTCGAATCAGAGAGGCCAAGTTGACAGGAAACCACACAGAAT TTTACAGGGCCTCCTCGGAGATGACTTTCTACCAGAAAAAGCATGATATTAAACTCTTTAGACCTCTCATTCTACCACTGACTCAG GCCCCGATCTTCATCTCCTTCTTCATTGCCTTGAGAGAAATGGCCAACCTTCCCGTGCCCAGCCTGCAGACAGGTGGTCTCTGGTGGTTCCAGGATCTCACACTATCCGACCCCATCTACGTATTACCTCTGGTGGTCACAGCTACAATGTGGGCTGTCCTTGAG ttagGTGCTGAAACTGGCATGCAAAGTTCTGACATTCAGTGGATGAGAAATTTTATCAGACTAATGCCCCTGGCAGTCTTGCCCATAACTGTCCATTTCCCCACG GCAGTGTTCATGTACTGGCTCTCCTCCAACATGTTTTCCCTGGGCCAGGTGGCCTGTCTCCGTATTCCTGCTGTTCGCACTGTGCTGAAAATTCCCCAACGTGTTGTGCACGACCCAGACAAGTTACCTCCACGGGAAGGCTTCATAAAGAGCTTCAGACAAG GCTGGAAGAATGCCGAAATGGCCCATCAGCTACAGGAGCGGGAACGACGCATGCAGAACCACTTGGAGCTCGCTGCCAGGG GCCCGTTACGACAGACGTTTGCCCACAACCCTCTGCTGCCGCACGGAAAGAATGGCCCTCCCAACgcccccagcagcagcagcagcagcaaagcaaaGTCCAAGCAGCCCTGGCGTGACACGCTTGGCTGA
- the OXA1L gene encoding mitochondrial inner membrane protein OXA1L isoform X2: MWVPAPPVIPATPPPTAVPEVASGEAADVIQAVAEQSFAELGLGSYTPVGLIQNLLEFMHVNLGLPWWGAIATCTVLARCLVFPLIVKGQREAAKIHNHLPEIQKFSARIREAKLTGNHTEFYRASSEMTFYQKKHDIKLFRPLILPLTQAPIFISFFIALREMANLPVPSLQTGGLWWFQDLTLSDPIYVLPLVVTATMWAVLELGAETGMQSSDIQWMRNFIRLMPLAVLPITVHFPTAVFMYWLSSNMFSLGQVACLRIPAVRTVLKIPQRVVHDPDKLPPREGFIKSFRQGWKNAEMAHQLQERERRMQNHLELAARGPLRQTFAHNPLLPHGKNGPPNAPSSSSSSKAKSKQPWRDTLG, translated from the exons ATGTGG GTTCCAGCCCCTCCAGTCATTCCTGCAACTCCCCCACCCACAGCAGTACCTGAAGTGGCTTCTGGAGAGGCCGCAGATGTCATCCAAGCTGTTGCAGAGCAGAGCTTTGCTGAACTTGGGCTGGGGTCCTACACCCCAGTGGGACTGATCCAGAACTTGCTTGAATTTATGCATGTTAACCTAGGCCTACCATGGTGGGGAGCCATTGCTACAT GCACAGTCCTTGCCCGCTGCCTGGTGTTTCCTCTCATCGTGAAGGGCCAACGAGAGGCAGCCAAGATTCACAATCACTTGCCAGAGATTCAGAAGTTTTCCGCTCGAATCAGAGAGGCCAAGTTGACAGGAAACCACACAGAAT TTTACAGGGCCTCCTCGGAGATGACTTTCTACCAGAAAAAGCATGATATTAAACTCTTTAGACCTCTCATTCTACCACTGACTCAG GCCCCGATCTTCATCTCCTTCTTCATTGCCTTGAGAGAAATGGCCAACCTTCCCGTGCCCAGCCTGCAGACAGGTGGTCTCTGGTGGTTCCAGGATCTCACACTATCCGACCCCATCTACGTATTACCTCTGGTGGTCACAGCTACAATGTGGGCTGTCCTTGAG ttagGTGCTGAAACTGGCATGCAAAGTTCTGACATTCAGTGGATGAGAAATTTTATCAGACTAATGCCCCTGGCAGTCTTGCCCATAACTGTCCATTTCCCCACG GCAGTGTTCATGTACTGGCTCTCCTCCAACATGTTTTCCCTGGGCCAGGTGGCCTGTCTCCGTATTCCTGCTGTTCGCACTGTGCTGAAAATTCCCCAACGTGTTGTGCACGACCCAGACAAGTTACCTCCACGGGAAGGCTTCATAAAGAGCTTCAGACAAG GCTGGAAGAATGCCGAAATGGCCCATCAGCTACAGGAGCGGGAACGACGCATGCAGAACCACTTGGAGCTCGCTGCCAGGG GCCCGTTACGACAGACGTTTGCCCACAACCCTCTGCTGCCGCACGGAAAGAATGGCCCTCCCAACgcccccagcagcagcagcagcagcaaagcaaaGTCCAAGCAGCCCTGGCGTGACACGCTTGGCTGA